A portion of the Sabethes cyaneus chromosome 3, idSabCyanKW18_F2, whole genome shotgun sequence genome contains these proteins:
- the LOC128743307 gene encoding uncharacterized protein LOC128743307 — MEHGNNEFALSALKNLEPLVNPVRQYQNRSKKRTDHSQNDENALAGGGSECRSGGEKKLAEVLAKIASLQRNAESCIDRTKLVRTYNVKLRLKKTSLYKCFDCDSCFTNADFLELHEKSHAVLEADLSGSRQDQDIDLSQEQSVDESEMNLKQNVWFPEDFDDADRDDEDGMIQLDCTVEESEDNFDITFDRTKCEKTYTVKYKVKKEPVGKCERCEKLFYNLAALELHKAEHEQFMDFDSVEPKINIDSPKIEESTMTLDDSFYQAISEKDISDLEVSDSGNQTLNCSAQKVDRDCEGSFSC, encoded by the exons ATGGAGCACGGAAACAACGAATTCGCATTGAGTGCACTAAAGAACCTGGAACCGTTGGTAAATCCTGTCCGTCAGTATCAAAATCGATCAAAGAAAAGAACGGATCACAGCCAGAATGATGAAAATGCGCTCGCAGGCGGTGGTAGCGAGTGCCGAAGTGGAGGTGAAAAAAAGCTGGCAGAAGTTCTTGCCAAAATCGCCAGCTTGCAGCGTAATGCCGAAAGTTGCATAGACCGTACCAAGCTGGTGCGGACGTATAACGTAAAGTTGCGTCTTAAGAAAACGTCCTTATATAAATGTTTCGATTGCGACAGCTGTTTTACTAATGCAGACTTTTTGGAGTTGCATGAAAAGTCACACGCGGTGCTGGAAGCAGATTTATCTGGTTCGCGTCAGGATCAGGATATTGATCTTAGCCAGGAGCAGTCAGTGGATGAGTCGGAGATGAATCTCAAGCAGAATGTTTGGTTTCCGGAAGATTTTGATGATGCCGACCGGGACGATGAGGATGGAATGATTCAACTGGACTGTACGGTTGAGGAGAGTGAGGATAATTTTGATATTACCTTCGATAGAACGAAGTGCGAGAAAACCTATACGGTGAAATATAAAGTAAAGAAGGAACCGGTGGGAAAGTGTGAAAGATGCGAAAAGTTGTTCTACAACTTGGCTGCTCTGGAGCTGCACAAAGCCGAGCACGAGCAATTTATGGATTTTGATTCCGTGGAGCCGAAGATAAACATTGATTCGCCAAAAATCGAAGAAAGTACCATGACTCTGGATGACAGCTTTTATCAAGCGATTTCCGAG aAAGACATCAGCGATTTGGAGGTAAGTGATAGTGGCAATCAAACTTTGAACTGTTCTGCACAAAAAGTGGATCGAGATTGCGAAGGCAGTTTTAGTTGCTAA